In Diorhabda sublineata isolate icDioSubl1.1 chromosome 2, icDioSubl1.1, whole genome shotgun sequence, the sequence GAAAGTGCCACAAAGTAACATTTTCAGTCATCAAGTCATCAAAAAAAACTGTCTAAACCTTCACTTTACcctttaaaaatttagaaaattaattgaaagtacaaaataaatttttatttgttggttgttgtttgtttattgtatatatatatatatatatatatatatatatatatatatatatatatacatatatcgATTTTTCACGTGGAAAGCTAAAAGTGCCAATATATCTTTTTTTGGGACACGTTGTAAGTGCCATACCTGGTAAAATAGCTGGAAGTCCAGTGCTCATTACACGTAAACCATATATGTTCATAGtcgtttgaaaaaatatagaatccTTAATAAATCTCAGAAGTAATTAAATACAAACTAATTtgttaaacttatttttttaaatttttacccTATTTATGTTCAGAATGTCAAGTTTTTAAAAGATATCAcatataataaacttttatttaaaaaaaaacgcacACATACATCCTTCTAGTAGTCCCTTGGAGTCATCTTCGGCTTTCTCCTGATTGTCGTCTTCTTCTTGCTCCTCTACAGCAGGTTGCTGAGGTCTATGAACAATGGACAAGTAGAATGCCCTTGTCTTCTTATCCCTCCAGGTATTCTATCATTCCCTCTTTCTTTTCTTGAGATATCTTGcatttaaactaaatttttagtATGTCATCCACACCGAAAAGGTTTTgcaagattttatttttctttaaaactttTACCTTGTCCCGAGTTTACCATATCATtctccaaaactttttttatttctaaaaaatcacCTTTTTGTTTTATCGTTATCATTTAAGTCGTAAAATCCTTCTTACCAAAATGCaataagaaatgaagaaaacaatttattatctACGCCAAAAATAACTTATCGTTCCTGATAACAAAACATCCTGCAAAACTTGAAATCCTGCTTCTTATGAATGAAAGTTTTTACGATTCCTATCATCAACTTTAACTCGGCATGTAGAGGATGAGCTACTTCCCATCGAGATGGAAACAAGCAAATATCATCATGCTAAGATATCCCAGAAAAGATCCCACTTTTCCGCAACAATTTAGATCGATAAGTTAATTACCTGCCTTGAGTAAAATCGCATAATGATACTGAGGATTTCAAACGAATGAACAAGAACTCTGAATACAATATCAACAGAACAGTTTTGATTTATGAGAAACCACAGCACAAAACAGCAAATCTTGAGGCTGGTAGTAGGTTTCAACCAGAAAGAATCCACAGGGGTAATCTTCCTAGACATAAGCAAAATTCTCTTTCGAGTATAGTTCGAGGACTCTCTTTACAAGATGAAAGAGGTAGGATAAACGAAACCGCTCATAACTCTTATGAGGACGTAACCAAGGTTACGACTACCATACAACCGCAAAGATAAGGGTCTATAGCCTAACtcttaaaaaaatagaagaccTTCCGAATCTCCCATACAACATAGGGGAGAGGAAAAAGTCGACACACAAAACGTGACGCGAATTACGGTGAGGACCTGTCAAAATGACAGGGGGTGGTAGAAATATACTGCTTGGTATCCATCTGTAGATTTATCCAGAAGCGGATGATGAGCGCgcgtatgtgtgtgtgtgtttgttaACTTTAACGACCAGTTACTCACTTTATAAAAAATCCtcgtaaatatttgtaataacaaaaaatattcgatTGTCCATGgaatttctattctttttttttcatttatgaatAAAGGTACCACGGCATTTTATGTGATGGCATCCATGAAACCAGAGTACAACGAAAAGATAGAGCACCATATCAGCTTAGCACCAATTGCGTTTATGCAGCACTTGTACAGCCCCGTAATGAGAATAATGTCTCCGTCTGCATTTCTTATCGGAGAAACCATGGACAGCCTCGGTCAATTCGAATTTATTCCCAACAAAGGACCTTTAAAGGACATAATGTCGGGCTTGTGTTCAGAAAGTTTAGGAACGGTAAGTTGGATGTAATAGCAgcaattttgaattgaatatgaTTAGGTTTTCCTTTAATTTCAGGTACTTtgcaaaaattttcttttcctaGCTGCTGGTTTCACCCCGAATCAAATAAATGCTTCGGCAATGCCTATCATCTTCGGTCACTATCCAGCTGGTGAATCCATGAGACAAGTACTGCACTATTGTCAAGAATACAATTCTGGAAAATTCGCTCAATACGATTTCGGTTTGATCAAAAATCTTGCGACTTACAAACGAATCAGTCCTCCAGAATATGACTTATCTCAAATTTCCACGCCGATTTCAATCATATACAGTTCTAACGATTGGTTATCTGCTACAATCGATGTTGAAAAACTAGCCAAAATGTTACCGAATCTTAAACTTAATTATTTGGTACCAATTCCGACTTGGAGTCATTTAGATTTCGTCTTTGGAAATGATGCCCCTTCTGTTATATACACTAAAGTACTTAAAATACTATCTACTTACTGACGAACGTGaataaagtcaaatttttattttattaaaaatgaggtataatattttttgtaaaactacTTTCTaatacacaacattttttaaaattccttGTAGAATAGTCCacaaatgtattaaaaaaattagaacattaTAATTTATCGGAAAAAATGTGGTTTTAAATTAGCGGTTTAAATTTTCACGCGAAAACTGACCTACGAATCCGATGACATCTTTCATGCCTGTCACTTGTCCTTGTTCAGCGCCGGCTTTCAGACTTTTGAACGCTTGTCATAGAgataatattaaagatagagagcATGAAAGTAGAATTTTATTATGGAAGAGAGATAGAGAGcatgaaattagaattttacTATGGAAGAGAGGTAGACAGCATGAAAGTAGAATTTTACTATTGGAAGAAAGATAGAGAACACGAAAGAAGAATTTCACTTTTGGAAGAGAGATAGAAAGCATGAAAGTAGAATTTCACTATGGAAGAGAGCTAGAGAAGACGAAAGTAGAATTTTACTATTGGAAGAGAGACAGAGAGCATGAAAGTAGAATTTTACTATGAAAGAGAGATATAGAGCAGAGGTtcccaaacatttttttactacCAAAATCACTGGGTCCAGTGTATTTCCAAAACTcggaaaaaagtaaatattagaTCTATTTATGGAAATTTGCGTTGTGGCTGAGTTTAAACCACGAATTAAcagttttcgataaaaaatgtgaaaatttattacttgTTAATCGAAAAATGACTGCATCCAACTTCACTTTATTGAAATCTACATTGAATCACGGCACAAAGAACCAATCAACgctcacaaattttatttagatttaggATCGGGTCACCACTTTCTATTTCTCTTTACTAGCTGATGATTCGTGATTTCTGCATTAAGTTAATATCAAAGATTTAACTAGAATAGAGTAGAGGGAGATAAAGAGTGGGATATCGATGTACGTTCTCTATCTATCAGCAGTTTAGGTCCACTTGAACAAGCTCCCATACCTCGCTTAatctctctatctttaatatgaACTAAATAATACTTGTACTTTActagttacaattttttttttatgtaaaaagtgGGCTATTTGAGAAGAAcataatatttcattcattaataCATTAGATGAAATGTAGCGATTCCTCTTAAACAAAAAGAAGGTAATGTACCGTCCAGGGACAACTATAATCCTCAAAAT encodes:
- the LOC130453211 gene encoding lipase 3-like, with protein sequence MRLIFAITFVTIFVDFGVKSNFINDIEKFVKSDQQYQEIAEKSFKQVIEEQGKDIVSQAFEFGEISTERLPEIVNRYGYPLESYYVTTEDGYILNIFRIPYGKTGKKIGKVVLLQHGLFLASTDYVLFGPQQGLAYILADNGYDVWMMNCRGNIYSRNHTTFDPDKDKEFWMYSWHEIGIYDTPRAIDFVLEKTGNKTLYHIGHSQGTTAFYVMASMKPEYNEKIEHHISLAPIAFMQHLYSPVMRIMSPSAFLIGETMDSLGQFEFIPNKGPLKDIMSGLCSESLGTVLCKNFLFLAAGFTPNQINASAMPIIFGHYPAGESMRQVLHYCQEYNSGKFAQYDFGLIKNLATYKRISPPEYDLSQISTPISIIYSSNDWLSATIDVEKLAKMLPNLKLNYLVPIPTWSHLDFVFGNDAPSVIYTKVLKILSTY